A stretch of Caballeronia sp. NK8 DNA encodes these proteins:
- a CDS encoding sugar phosphate isomerase/epimerase: protein MEPLHPARCSINTATLGHRETIDVTIDRIAKAGFGGLAPWRHEVETAGVSRIARQIRALELKVSGYCRSTYFPAATQAQRLVNIQSNVRALNDAAELGAECFVMVVGGLPEGSRDLSAARTQVRDGIGALLEAARKLGVRLAIEPLHPMYAGERSVINTIDQANVIARELDPHNDGFLGIAVDVYHCWWDPRLEAAVSSIGKDDRIFAYHVSDWLVPTNDLLLDRGMMGDGVIDLRDFRRSVENAGYAGMVEVEIFSRDNWWKRPPDQVLQTCAARLQSVC, encoded by the coding sequence ATGGAACCTCTTCACCCCGCCCGTTGTTCCATCAACACCGCGACACTCGGACATCGCGAAACCATCGACGTGACGATCGACCGGATCGCCAAAGCGGGGTTCGGTGGACTGGCACCGTGGCGTCATGAAGTCGAAACGGCCGGCGTGAGCAGGATCGCCAGGCAGATTCGTGCGCTGGAACTCAAGGTCAGCGGGTACTGTCGGTCGACGTACTTCCCTGCCGCGACGCAGGCGCAGCGTCTGGTCAACATTCAGTCGAACGTCCGGGCGCTGAACGACGCGGCTGAACTGGGCGCCGAATGCTTCGTGATGGTGGTAGGCGGCCTGCCTGAAGGAAGCCGCGACCTGTCGGCGGCGCGCACGCAGGTACGGGACGGCATCGGCGCATTGCTTGAAGCGGCGCGCAAGCTGGGCGTCCGCCTGGCGATCGAACCGCTGCATCCGATGTATGCGGGCGAAAGGTCGGTGATCAACACGATCGATCAGGCGAACGTCATCGCGCGCGAACTCGATCCGCATAACGATGGCTTCCTCGGAATTGCTGTCGACGTGTATCACTGCTGGTGGGACCCGCGGCTGGAAGCGGCGGTCTCTTCGATCGGCAAGGACGATCGCATTTTTGCGTACCACGTCTCCGACTGGCTCGTACCGACGAACGATCTGTTGCTCGATCGCGGCATGATGGGCGATGGCGTGATCGACCTGCGGGACTTCCGGCGAAGCGTCGAAAATGCGGGCTATGCCGGCATGGTCGAAGTCGAGATCTTTTCGCGCGACAACTGGTGGAAACGGCCACCCGATCAGGTCCTGCAGACGTGCGCCGCGCGCTTGCAATCGGTCTGCTGA
- a CDS encoding dihydrodipicolinate synthase family protein, with translation MQIKLPTLDGALADYRLTGTPLQVVKPATAFNRIAYSAAHVVADPLRSGELGQACAIDWDRTIEYRRYLLEQGLGIAEAMDTAQRGMGLSWDSAKELIVRTLNETRDIPGASIASGCGTDHLPVNDARSCDDVIKAYLTQIESVQRAGGQIILMASRALARVARDANDYIRVYREVLAACDKPVILHWLGEAFDPELAGYWGHADFENAAKVCLEVIVANEAKVDGIKISLLDDAKEIAFRRRLPASVKMYTGDDFNYPVLIAGDEFGYSHALLGIFDAIAPAASQALSALAANDLARYDELLAPTVPLSRHIFRAPTQYYKTGVVFLAYLNGFQPHFFMLGGHHGMRPPAYLAEVFRLADQANLLKDPELAVSRMRAVMTTLGCTQ, from the coding sequence ATGCAAATCAAGCTTCCCACCCTGGACGGCGCGCTCGCCGACTACCGTCTGACCGGCACGCCCTTGCAGGTCGTCAAGCCCGCGACGGCGTTCAACCGCATCGCCTACTCGGCGGCGCACGTGGTCGCCGATCCGCTGCGTAGCGGCGAACTCGGACAAGCCTGCGCGATCGACTGGGACCGGACCATCGAATATCGCCGCTATCTTCTGGAGCAAGGTCTGGGGATCGCGGAGGCGATGGATACGGCGCAACGCGGCATGGGCCTGTCGTGGGACTCGGCGAAAGAGCTGATCGTCCGCACGCTGAATGAAACGCGCGACATTCCCGGCGCGTCGATCGCATCGGGCTGCGGCACGGATCACTTGCCGGTCAACGACGCGCGCTCGTGCGACGATGTCATCAAGGCCTACCTGACGCAAATCGAGAGCGTCCAGCGCGCGGGCGGCCAGATCATCCTGATGGCGAGCCGCGCCCTCGCGCGCGTGGCCAGGGATGCGAACGACTACATTCGTGTCTATCGCGAAGTGCTGGCCGCGTGCGACAAGCCGGTCATTCTTCACTGGCTCGGCGAGGCATTCGATCCCGAACTGGCCGGATACTGGGGTCATGCCGACTTCGAAAACGCGGCCAAGGTCTGTCTCGAAGTCATCGTCGCGAATGAAGCGAAAGTCGATGGCATCAAGATTTCGCTGCTGGATGACGCGAAGGAAATCGCCTTCCGCCGACGTCTTCCTGCGTCCGTGAAGATGTACACCGGCGACGACTTCAACTACCCGGTGCTCATCGCCGGCGATGAATTCGGTTACTCGCACGCGCTGCTCGGCATCTTCGATGCGATCGCGCCTGCGGCGTCACAGGCGTTGTCCGCGCTCGCCGCGAACGATCTCGCTCGCTATGACGAGCTGCTCGCGCCAACGGTGCCGCTGTCGCGCCATATCTTTCGCGCGCCGACACAGTACTACAAGACCGGAGTCGTCTTCCTCGCCTATCTGAACGGATTCCAGCCGCACTTCTTCATGCTCGGCGGCCATCATGGCATGAGGCCGCCTGCCTATCTGGCGGAAGTCTTCCGGCTCGCCGATCAGGCGAATCTGCTCAAGGATCCCGAGTTGGCCGTCAGCCGCATGCGAGCGGTCATGACCACGCTCGGATGCACGCAATGA
- a CDS encoding TetR family transcriptional regulator, with amino-acid sequence MQTPVEPGGEVRAVEKPARAKRLRDPIQTQAKILTAAKAEFAKVGLGGARIETIAEKAGVNKRMIYEYFKGKEELFQTVLEEMWTDIRTEERALGLDKLAPVEAIRAYVTFTWNYYLKNPEFMSLVNSENLHRARHVKKSRRFSELHRGFVNMLQHILERGVASGDFKAGVDASQLHLTIAALGYYYLTNRFTGEVIFGFDFVSKEALQKRLDFNLETVFSLLRPS; translated from the coding sequence ATGCAGACCCCAGTCGAACCGGGCGGCGAAGTACGCGCTGTCGAGAAGCCCGCGCGTGCCAAGCGGCTGCGCGATCCGATCCAGACGCAAGCCAAAATCCTCACTGCCGCCAAAGCCGAGTTCGCGAAAGTTGGACTGGGCGGCGCGCGCATCGAGACGATCGCCGAGAAGGCCGGCGTCAACAAGCGGATGATCTACGAGTACTTCAAGGGGAAGGAAGAGCTGTTCCAGACCGTCCTCGAGGAAATGTGGACCGACATCCGGACCGAGGAAAGAGCGCTCGGCCTCGATAAGCTCGCGCCCGTCGAGGCGATCCGGGCCTACGTGACGTTCACCTGGAACTATTACCTGAAGAACCCGGAGTTCATGTCGCTCGTGAACAGCGAAAATCTGCACCGGGCCCGGCATGTCAAGAAGTCGAGACGGTTCAGCGAACTGCATCGCGGCTTCGTCAACATGCTGCAGCATATTCTCGAGCGAGGCGTAGCCTCCGGCGACTTCAAGGCGGGCGTCGATGCAAGCCAGTTGCACCTGACCATCGCCGCGCTGGGTTATTACTATTTGACCAATCGCTTCACCGGCGAAGTCATCTTCGGCTTCGATTTCGTCTCGAAGGAAGCGCTTCAGAAACGTCTCGACTTCAATCTCGAAACAGTCTTCAGCCTGCTACGCCCGAGCTGA
- a CDS encoding enoyl-CoA hydratase/isomerase family protein, with protein sequence MSDTDILYEAKGGVATITLNRVSRHNALTLQMLDDIERAVTDVERNDEIRVLKIETASPRFFCSGADINEWGDIDPQKMGTRFIREGNRVFRRIAELDKPTIAVLSASALGGGFELALTCDLRYASKQATVGFPEASVGAIPGWMGCSRLSELVGATRTRELILLGEPISAETAAAWGVINEAVEADQLRGRVDAICATLIKRSRTSLSVGKRLVRMMETGQHEYAHELAASVCKASPDAIEGVAAFREKRPAFFR encoded by the coding sequence ATGTCCGACACCGACATTCTCTACGAGGCCAAAGGTGGCGTCGCCACGATTACGCTCAACCGCGTATCGCGTCATAACGCGTTGACGTTGCAGATGCTGGATGACATTGAACGCGCCGTGACGGACGTCGAGCGCAATGATGAAATCCGCGTGCTGAAAATCGAAACCGCGAGTCCGCGCTTCTTTTGCAGCGGCGCGGATATCAACGAGTGGGGCGATATCGATCCGCAGAAGATGGGCACGCGCTTCATTCGCGAAGGCAACCGCGTGTTCCGTCGCATCGCCGAACTCGACAAACCGACGATCGCTGTTCTTTCCGCCAGCGCGCTCGGCGGCGGATTCGAACTCGCGCTGACGTGCGATCTCCGCTACGCAAGCAAACAGGCAACGGTCGGCTTTCCTGAAGCGTCGGTGGGCGCCATCCCCGGATGGATGGGCTGCTCGCGGCTTTCCGAACTCGTCGGCGCGACGCGCACGCGTGAGTTGATTCTTCTCGGTGAACCGATCTCCGCCGAAACCGCCGCTGCATGGGGCGTGATCAACGAGGCCGTCGAAGCGGATCAGTTGCGCGGCCGCGTCGACGCAATCTGCGCAACGCTCATCAAGCGATCGAGGACTTCGCTGTCAGTCGGTAAGCGGCTCGTTCGGATGATGGAGACGGGCCAGCACGAATACGCTCACGAACTCGCCGCATCGGTGTGCAAGGCGTCCCCCGATGCAATCGAAGGCGTCGCGGCATTTCGCGAGAAACGCCCCGCATTTTTCCGGTAA
- a CDS encoding 3-ketoacyl-ACP reductase yields MEQRQVALVTGARRGIGRAIALELANAGFDIAITDVETSEELVATRADIERVGVKCVALTSNLADIAHHDALFQAVDDALGPVTCLVNNAGVSVMSRGDLLDVTPESYDRCLNVNTRGTFFLMQAFGRRVARARQSAVNRSIITITSSNAVAASPQRSEYCVSKAGLSMATTLFGLRLAELGVSVFEVQPGLIETEMTAPSKARYDALMEDGLTAIKRWGKPDEVALTVRTLATGGLPFSVGQAIRVDGGLLVSKY; encoded by the coding sequence ATGGAACAACGCCAGGTCGCGCTGGTTACGGGCGCTCGTCGCGGCATCGGTCGGGCGATCGCGCTCGAACTTGCCAATGCCGGGTTCGACATCGCCATCACGGACGTCGAGACATCGGAGGAGTTGGTCGCCACGCGCGCCGATATCGAACGCGTCGGTGTGAAGTGCGTGGCGCTGACATCGAATCTCGCGGACATTGCGCATCACGACGCGCTGTTTCAGGCGGTCGACGATGCGCTCGGCCCCGTCACCTGCCTGGTCAACAACGCTGGCGTGTCCGTCATGTCGCGCGGCGATCTGCTCGACGTCACGCCAGAAAGCTACGACCGATGCCTCAACGTCAACACGCGAGGCACCTTCTTCCTGATGCAGGCATTCGGCCGGCGTGTCGCGCGGGCGCGGCAGTCGGCGGTCAATCGCTCGATCATCACGATCACCTCATCCAACGCCGTGGCGGCGTCGCCACAGCGCAGCGAATATTGCGTGTCGAAGGCAGGGCTGTCGATGGCCACTACCCTGTTCGGTCTGCGGCTGGCTGAACTGGGCGTCAGCGTATTCGAAGTACAGCCGGGCCTGATCGAAACCGAAATGACCGCGCCATCGAAGGCGCGTTACGACGCGCTCATGGAGGACGGGTTGACCGCCATCAAACGATGGGGCAAGCCGGATGAAGTCGCGCTTACGGTACGCACGCTCGCAACGGGTGGTCTGCCGTTCAGCGTGGGTCAGGCGATCCGCGTCGATGGCGGTCTTCTTGTTTCCAAATACTGA
- a CDS encoding GntR family transcriptional regulator: protein MPKNSVLPLLNDTQSTDSTSDEIYERIYLAILEHRLTPGTKLAEERLASIFKASRARVREALSKLAYEQIVEVFPKRGWFVAKPSVEQARDVFEARRLIEPAVMRRLANSMTDEKRAALKEHLDKEINARKVEDKRAIIRLSGEFHNLAAALAGNSSFTRSLRELSTLTCLVILLYNAPIVASCRADEHERIVVALNQGDGETAAKIMLEHLDHIEGSLDLDSTEDEADLEEIFLR, encoded by the coding sequence ATGCCCAAGAATTCAGTTCTTCCTCTTCTCAACGATACGCAGTCGACGGACAGCACGAGCGACGAAATCTACGAGCGAATCTACCTTGCGATCCTGGAGCATCGGCTGACACCGGGAACGAAGCTGGCTGAGGAGCGCCTTGCTTCGATCTTCAAGGCCAGTCGCGCGCGGGTGCGGGAAGCACTGAGCAAGCTGGCCTATGAGCAAATCGTCGAGGTTTTTCCGAAGCGAGGCTGGTTCGTCGCAAAGCCTTCGGTGGAACAGGCTCGGGATGTATTCGAGGCCCGAAGACTGATCGAGCCCGCTGTCATGCGCCGTCTGGCCAATAGCATGACCGACGAGAAGCGGGCGGCATTGAAGGAGCATCTGGATAAGGAGATTAACGCTCGTAAAGTCGAAGACAAGCGCGCGATCATCCGCTTGTCCGGAGAGTTTCATAACCTTGCGGCAGCGCTCGCCGGTAACTCGTCATTCACCCGCAGCTTGCGCGAGCTTTCCACCCTGACATGCCTGGTCATTCTTCTGTATAACGCACCGATCGTCGCGAGCTGCCGAGCCGACGAACATGAACGTATCGTGGTTGCCTTGAATCAAGGCGATGGCGAAACGGCCGCGAAGATCATGCTCGAGCATCTCGACCACATCGAAGGTTCGTTGGATCTTGACTCGACAGAGGACGAAGCGGACCTTGAAGAGATCTTCCTGCGCTAG
- a CDS encoding acyl CoA:acetate/3-ketoacid CoA transferase yields MKKWTSAQAVAASIFDGATIAITGSGGGLLEPDAILAAIEARFLETGHPRNLTVVHALGVGDGQGSGLGRFAHAGMVRRVIGGHWVWSSAMQKLAESGAIEGYSFPGGVIATLFREIGAGRPGVITRVGLRTFVDPRLDGGKLNDVTTEDLVELIEIDGTEFLRYKPFKIDFSIVMASSADDRGNLSTRHEPADLDIYAVALAAHNSGGKVIAQVKSRPRLHVPARLVRVPGVMVDFTVETPAQRQCQISEYDATLSGEALGETPDVEMPDGMRLIVAERAAQELGIDQSVNFGFGFPGAIPAVLASQGRGDEYWGSVEQGVHRGSMLDGSMFGTARNADAIMPSVDQFDWYSGGGIDVTFLGMGEFDEEGNVNVSKLGSTVVGPGGFMDIAQGAKKLVFCGAFEAKGLRVERKGDALDILSPGSVPKAVKKVRHVTFSGVQARLDGKEVFYITERAVFRLDALGVCLVEVAKGVDMHRDVLSRMEFTPLIDERLLEAAAAH; encoded by the coding sequence GTGAAAAAGTGGACCAGTGCGCAAGCCGTTGCGGCTTCGATCTTCGACGGTGCGACGATCGCCATCACCGGATCGGGCGGCGGGCTGCTCGAACCGGACGCGATCCTCGCTGCGATCGAAGCGCGATTTCTCGAAACCGGCCATCCGCGCAATCTGACGGTCGTTCATGCGCTGGGCGTGGGCGACGGGCAGGGCAGCGGCCTCGGCAGATTCGCTCACGCCGGGATGGTCAGGCGCGTGATCGGCGGCCACTGGGTCTGGTCATCGGCGATGCAGAAGCTGGCCGAAAGCGGTGCGATCGAGGGCTACAGTTTCCCGGGCGGTGTGATTGCGACCTTGTTCCGCGAAATCGGCGCGGGCCGGCCGGGCGTGATTACGCGCGTCGGCCTGAGAACCTTCGTCGATCCACGTCTGGACGGCGGCAAGCTGAACGACGTCACCACCGAAGATCTCGTCGAGCTGATCGAAATCGACGGCACGGAATTCCTGCGCTACAAGCCCTTCAAGATCGACTTCTCGATCGTCATGGCGTCGTCCGCGGACGACAGGGGCAATCTCTCGACCCGTCATGAACCGGCGGACCTCGACATCTATGCCGTCGCGCTGGCCGCGCACAACAGCGGCGGCAAGGTCATCGCGCAGGTCAAATCGCGGCCGCGTCTGCACGTGCCCGCTCGTCTGGTTCGTGTGCCTGGCGTGATGGTCGATTTCACTGTCGAGACCCCGGCTCAGCGCCAGTGCCAGATCAGCGAGTACGACGCCACGTTGAGCGGCGAAGCGCTCGGCGAGACACCCGATGTCGAGATGCCCGATGGCATGCGCCTCATCGTGGCCGAGCGCGCGGCCCAGGAGCTTGGCATCGATCAATCCGTGAACTTCGGCTTCGGCTTTCCGGGCGCGATTCCGGCCGTCCTCGCCTCGCAAGGTCGCGGCGACGAGTATTGGGGTTCTGTCGAGCAGGGCGTCCACCGCGGCTCGATGCTCGACGGCTCGATGTTCGGCACCGCGCGCAACGCCGACGCCATCATGCCGAGCGTCGATCAGTTCGACTGGTATAGCGGCGGCGGTATCGACGTGACCTTCCTCGGCATGGGCGAGTTCGACGAAGAAGGCAACGTGAACGTGTCGAAGCTCGGCTCGACGGTCGTCGGGCCGGGCGGATTCATGGATATCGCGCAGGGCGCGAAAAAACTGGTGTTCTGCGGCGCGTTCGAGGCCAAGGGCTTGCGTGTGGAACGCAAAGGCGACGCGCTCGACATTCTCTCGCCGGGATCCGTGCCGAAGGCCGTGAAAAAGGTGCGGCACGTGACGTTCAGCGGCGTGCAGGCGCGTCTGGACGGAAAGGAAGTTTTCTATATCACCGAGCGCGCGGTGTTCAGGCTCGATGCGCTCGGCGTGTGCCTCGTCGAAGTGGCGAAGGGCGTCGACATGCACCGCGATGTGCTCTCGCGCATGGAGTTCACGCCGCTCATCGACGAGCGCCTGCTCGAAGCCGCTGCGGCTCACTGA